The Streptomyces halobius genomic interval GGCCGTACTCGGCTGGCAGCCCACGGTCGACCTGCCCACCGGCATGCGCGCACAGATGCGAGCCCTGACCCAGCCCTCGTACCGGACTGCCGCCTGACCACTGCGCGACGACAGAGGAGTTGCCGTGGAGAGCCCAGAGAAAGCCCGGCTGGACGCCTTCTTCCGACGAATCACCGAGCGCTTCCCCGCTGCCGGTCAGGCCACCTCGTTGATCATTACGCACCTGCTCCCCGAACGCCCGGCGTTCCTGCGCGCGATGGCCCGCACGACCACGGTCGCCGCCGTTCTTCCCAAACCCAAGTCCGTGACCGAGGAGGCCCTGGCAGAGGTCCGCCGCTCATACGTGGTCCACGCCCTCACCCGTGAACTGTTCGCCGATCCGACCAGCGCCCTGAAGTACCTCGAAGACACCGCGCCCTGTCGTGACGTTGTCGTCCTCGACATCGGCGGCTACTACGCCCCCAGCCTCGACACCATGGTCGACAAATTCTCCGGCCGCATCCTGGGAGTCGTCGAGGACACCGAAAACGGTCACCAGCGATACGAAGCGCTCGGCCAACTGCCCTGCCCCGTGTTCTCCGTGGCCCGCTCACCGCTCAAGGACTGCGAGGACCACCTCGTCGGGCGGTCCATCGTCTTCTCCACGGAAGCCCTCGTCCGCACCCGAGGCGACATCCTTGCCAGCCGCGATGCCTGCGTCATCGGATTCGGCAAAGTCGGCCGCAGCGTCGCCCAGACCCTGCGAGCCCACGACCTGCGCGTAGTCGTCTACGACAACGATCCCGTCAAGCAGGTGCAAGCCCACGCCCAGGGCTTCCGTACCACCGCCTCCTGCACGGAAGCGATCCACGAGGCCGGACTCGTGCTGTGCGCCACCGGCAACCTGGCCCTGCGGCAGAGCGACTTCGCAGCCCTGCACAATGGCGCGTACCTCGCTTCGGTCACCTCCTCCGAGGACGAACTCGAACTCGATGCGCTCGACGACCTCTACCGGCGTACCCCAGTCGGGGATCAGCTGACTCGCTACGACGTGACCGGCCACTACTTCTACGTGCTCGCCAACGGCAACGCCGTCAACTTCCTGCACGGTGCGGCTGTCGGCACATACATCCACCTTGTCCAGGCCGAGATACTCGCCGCCACATCCGCCCTCAGCCGGGGCACGCACGCCCCGATCCTCCACGAGATGTCCGCAGACGCCCGCCAGGCCATCGCCAGAGCCTGGCTCGACCACTTCGCCGGGTGATCCACATGCCCCCGTCCCGCAGCCATATCCACAACACGACTGAGGCGTACCTCGGGCGTCACCCCGAGGAGCGGGAAGCGCTCGTGCCTCTCCTGAACGCCCTGACGCGCCCGGAGGGCCCGACCAGCCGTGAGACCTACCCCGGCCACGTCACCTGCAGCGCCATCGTGATCGACGGGCACGACCAGGTGCTGCACATCCACCACAAGATCCTCGACAAGGACCTCGCGCCCGGTGGGCACACCGAGCCTGCCGACACGGCTCTTCCCAACGTCGCCCTGCGCGAACTCCAAGAGGAAGCCGGCATTCCGCCCAAGGTCGTGGTGCCGCTCTTGGGATACGAAGGCATTCCGCTCGATATCGACGTACACGACATCGCTGCCAACACCGACAAGGGCGAACCGGCGCACCAGCACTACGACTTCCGCTTCGCTTTCCGGCTCCTCGG includes:
- a CDS encoding adenosylhomocysteinase, with the translated sequence MESPEKARLDAFFRRITERFPAAGQATSLIITHLLPERPAFLRAMARTTTVAAVLPKPKSVTEEALAEVRRSYVVHALTRELFADPTSALKYLEDTAPCRDVVVLDIGGYYAPSLDTMVDKFSGRILGVVEDTENGHQRYEALGQLPCPVFSVARSPLKDCEDHLVGRSIVFSTEALVRTRGDILASRDACVIGFGKVGRSVAQTLRAHDLRVVVYDNDPVKQVQAHAQGFRTTASCTEAIHEAGLVLCATGNLALRQSDFAALHNGAYLASVTSSEDELELDALDDLYRRTPVGDQLTRYDVTGHYFYVLANGNAVNFLHGAAVGTYIHLVQAEILAATSALSRGTHAPILHEMSADARQAIARAWLDHFAG